The Sulfurospirillum deleyianum DSM 6946 nucleotide sequence AGCCTTGTTCTATATCCCATCGTCGTTTATAAATCTCAATAATCTCTTCATCATTGAGTTCTAAATCGGTGGAGACAATAGGGATGAGATTGTCGGTGGTTTTAATAAAAACAATTTTGAGTTTCCCTGCATTTTTATGTTCAACAACGGTTGAAAAATAGCTAAAGCGAATCTTCTTGCCATATGTTCCCACTTTGGCATTTTTAAGCTTTTTGTGTTTTTCATACATGGCATTCAGTGTTTTTTCTTTGTCATTAAAGTTCCAAATCTTAGTGTTGTTAGCAATTCTTGAAATGACCTTTAGACCCAAATCGTTCATCTCTTGGATAAAGGCTGGTTTAGAGTACCAACTGTCAACCAGCAAGTAATCAGCGTATATACCACTGTGTACAGCTCTTTTTACCATAGCCAATGCTATCTTAGACTTACCCTCCATAATCTCCATTCTTCGTTTGTAAGCGTTGCAACGGATATCGAGTTCTGTACTAAACTCTTCAACTTTAACGCGGGCATAGTTTCCCATGCTCATTGCAAAATCTATCATAAAATTTGAATAACCATCACTATAATTCAAAGAAACAACATTGATCCCTCTAATGGTTCGCTTCTCTTTATTGCTCCAAAGTCCATCACGACTCCCCTCTATATATTTACCTGTTTTACCCTCAACCGTATCATCCATAATAAAGACTTTTATTGACGAAGCATCTTGGACTTTATGCAAAAGCTTGATGATTTTTAAAGTGCTTAAAGAGAGAAGTTTTCTCCAGTTGTAGCTACTATTTTGCAAAAGTCTGTAGTAGGTGTCTTTTTTAAAACTCTCATTGCTTTGGTGCATAAACGAAGATATCTTTTTATTCATCACCAACATATAGACAAAGTGTAATACAACAAGATAGGGGGCTACGCCTTCTCTTTTCTTTACAAAGTTAGCACGGTGTAAAATACTCTTGATGTTTAAGAGTTGCAGTGTTTGATATATGGGGTTTTTAAGCGTTGTATTTATGGCCGATAGGATCTGTTCTTGAAGATTCATGGATGATATTCTTTATTTTTATTATAGCTAAAAGTGCCTAATATAGGGCTTTAACAGACTTTTTTCATTTGTCAATATGGAGATGGCACTCTTCTAAACGCTCGAAAGAATAGCCTTTTTAGACTATTCTTTTATTGGAATTAGGTGCGAAAGCTCAGTTATAATTTAAAAAAATGGCATTACTTACACAAAGAAATTTTGAGTTATATGCTTAATCAAAAATTTATTTACGGAAATTTGATAACAATAGATTCTCTTATAGAAGATTATCTAAATTTGGACTTTATACCTTTACATAAATTGGCAGCAAATCATTTTGAAGAACTTAAAAATTTATCTCTCGATAATGCCTCAATTCAAGTTTCAATGTTTATATGTCCAGACCTTTCAAATATTGTTTTTCATACTCTACATATTCATAACTCATTAATTCTAGGGCTTGATTTACAAAATGCAACATATGCTAAAAATATTATTTTAAACAATTCACGTTTATTTCAAGGCTCCTTAATTTCTCCAACAGATAAACAGAACAATATTAATCTCATTTTTAAAAAACCTAATATATTTGCATTACTTAAAAGTCTAGTGTATGGTAAAAAAGCATTTTTATTTCAAAAATTAGAATTACTTCCAGGTACAACATTAGAATCAAAAGAGTTGTATGATTACTACAATTGGTACAATTATTATGTTATAAATAATCGAAAAAGAAGCAAATTAACTTCTTTTTTTGATTTGGTTATGACCAAATACTATACATCGTTTTTTTATGTCTTTTTATGGTCTGTTATTTTTATTGTCGGATATGCTACTGCCATGTACTTTTTAAATCACATTGGCAATTTTTTTACTTTTAAAGAAGGAATAAAAGATGATTTTCCAACATACTTATTTATGAGTTTAACAAACTTTACAACACTAGGATTTGGTGAAATTGTACCATCTCATTGGTTCTCATATATTGTTGTTACAATGGAAGTATTTACTGGATACTATATGTTAGCTATGTTAGTTGCAATAGTTGCAAAACGAGAAATGAAATACTCTTAGCTACTAAAACTTAATATAACGAATAGCAGGACTCAACTTTTAACTTTCTACTTATCCGCATAATGCGTTTTACATTGTACGACCTCGATGGTCTCTTCTAAAATGCGGTAAACAATGCGATTTTTTTCATCAATCCTACGACTCCAATACTCTGACAAATCGCCTCTTAGCCGCTCAGGTTTGCCGATGCCCATGTTGCCATTTCGCATGATGTCTGACAAGAGTTGATTGATGCGTTTTAGCGTCTTTTTATCTTCACTCTGCCATGAAAGATATTCGTCCCATGCTATTTGCGTAAAAACGATTTTTTGACTCATTGAGCCATCTTTTCTAACGCATCAAGGCTTTTTACCGTTTTGTCGGTACTGGCAATGGACTCTCGTAGTTTTGCTTGATTGTATGGGCTATAAAACGCATCTTTACGCACCACTTCAAAAGGAATGCCACCACGGTTGAGTGCTTGACGTACAAACATATTAAACGCTGTGGTCATGTTAAGCCCTAACTCACCAAAAAGCTCTTCAGCTTGTTTTTTCACCGTTTCATCCATGCGAATATTGATGTTTACTTGTGCCATAATTTCTCCTTTATTTTTGTAAATTATAGCAAATTGTAAATAAAATTATGTAAATTTATTAGATTTTCTGCATAATAGAGGGCTTTTCTTTTAATGTTTATCTAAAAGCATTTTCTCTTCTTCCTCTGAAAGAAAACGCCATGTGCCAATGTCGATGTCAAGTTTAAAATCACCAATGCTAATTCGGTTTAGCTCTAAAACTTTTAAAGGTGTGCCAAATTTTGGGTCTTTGAGTGCCCCAAACAATCGACGAATATGACGATTTTTTCCCTCGTCAATCACAACGCTTAGTTTCGTTTTGGCACCGCCCATGCCTATCTTTTTCACTTCCAGTGCTTTCAATAAACCTTGTGAAGTTTGAACCCCTTTTAATGCCTCTGCGATATGTTCATCCATCACATGCCCTCGCACCCAAATCTCATATACTTTGGTGCACTTTTTAGGCGTCGTCAATGCGTTGCTTATGTGACCGTTGGTGGTAAATAACAAAAGCCCCTTCGAGTCTAAATCAAGCCGTCCAATGGGCATCCATCCTTCATTAAAAGCCCAATCGGGCAAAAGATCATACACTGTTTTCCGCCCAAGATCATCCGAACGTGTAACGAGATAACCCTTAGGTTTGTTGAGAACGAACAGCTTTTTTGAAGTGGTCATTGTGTGAGTTATTGGGAGCATTTATCGACCCTTTCAATCACATAACGCCCATTTTCACACGTTACATGTAAAGGCACACCAAAGGTAAAACTCAGATGTTCATCGCTTAACATCTCCTCTTTTTTCCCTTGTTGGTAAATGCGTCCCTCTTTTAAAAGTACCACATGAGAAATTGCTTCAAAGACCTCTTCTAAATGATGCGTAATCAAGATAACCGTACGCTCTCTTGCGATTTTTTGCAGTAAATTTACAAACTCTATTTGCGCTTTGATGTCCAGTCCCACGGTGGGCTCATCGAGTATCATCGCTTTAGGTTCATGCACCAAAGAGCGTGCGATGATGCAGCGCCTAAGCTCCCCTGTGCTCATGCTTGAGATGCGTTTATCCCTTAAATGCGAAATTTCCAAAGAGGCTAAAACCTCTTCTGCTTTCTTTACATGTAAAGGCGAAAAACCTTGGTGTTCGTAGAGATGAAAACTGCTAAAAAAACCTGAGAGAGCTACTTCAAACCCATTCAAATCAGGCGCTCTTTCGCTAAATTGGTAGTGCAAATCATTGGTAATAATCCCCAGATTTTTTTTCAGCTCCCAAATATCCCAAACACTTTTACCAAAAACCTCTTTTTTCATCACCTCACTGTAACGAGGGTAAATGTCGTTGGAGAAGAGTTTTAGCAGGGTTGATTTTCCAGAGCCGTTTGCCCCTAAAATCGCTGTGTGTTCACCCTCTTTTATCTTAAGGCTGATGTCATGCAACACATTTTCATCTTCATATGCCACACAAATATGCTCAAAATTAACAATCTCCATCTTCACTCCTTTGCCAAAATTATAGCACGTCCGCCCTTTTGCTTTTCATATCAATATATCTTGATATGAATAAAACTTTGTGCTATACTCTCCTAAAATTTAAGGAAAACGCATGGAGATTTTTTTACAAACCATCGGTGCGCTCAACGATGCCACTCGTTTGCAGATTCTTCGTTTTATTCAGCTCAACGGCGAAGTGTGCGTGTGTGAGATAGAAGCGTCATTTAATATGATTCAATCACGCATCTCCCGCCATCTTAAAATCCTCAAAGATGCGGGATTTTTACGGGTTAATAGACGAGGAAAATGGGCATACTACGCCATTCGTACCCCACTGGATCGCTTTCGTTTGGAATGTTTGGAAGAGCTGAGTTATCTTGACATCCCTTTGCCCCTCAAACCACTGGCGTGTAACGAAAATCTATGATACTCTCTTTTTCACTTTTCCTCGCTACCCTTTTGCTGGTGATTATTCAACCTCGTGGACTTAAAATCGGCACTTCTGCTATGATAGGAGCAGGATTTGCTCTGCTTTTAGGCGTGGTCAGTTTTGAGGATGTTTTAGTGGTCACAGACATTGTTTGGGATGCGACGTTGGCGTTTATTGGTATTATTATTCTCTCTTTAGTCCTTGATGAAATAGGCTTTTTTGAGTGGTGCGCCATTAAAATGGCAAAGCTCTCCTATGGCAATGGACATCTGATGTTTGTCTATGCGCTTCTTTTAGGCTCACTCATCTCCGCACTCTTTGCCAATGATGGAGCGGTGCTTATTTTGACCCCAATTTTACTGGCTAAAATGCGCATTTTAAAGTTAGAAGCCAAAACGATTGTGGCGTTTTTACTCGCAGGAGGCTTTATCTCCGATAGTGCGTCACTCCCCTTTGTCTTTTCAAACCTTACCAACATTGTGACGGCAAACTACTTTAACATTGGTTTTGCGACCTATGTGAGCGTTATGTTGACCCCTTATATCGCAAGCACCATTGTTTCCATTGCGATTTTATGGCTCTTTTTACGCAAAGATATTCCTTTACATGTAAACACAGAGCTTCTTAAAAATCCCGATGATGTCTTAAAAAGCAAACCCCTTTTTTATCTGAGTTGGATTTTTATCGCAGGGCTTATGGCAAGCTATTTTGTGGGCGAATTTTACCACGTGCCCATTAGCTTTATCGCCTTAGGTGGGGCATTTAGTTTTTTGGCCATCGCAAGCTACTTTAAAGCCGCCAAACCGTGGCTGACCATTAAAACTGCTCCGTGGCAAGTGGTGTGGTTTAGCATTGGGCTTTACATTGTGGTGTATGGGTTAAAAAACGCCGGACTGACGGAGTATTTGAGCGCTCTTTTGCAAACGCTTAACCAACAAGGAGAGCTTATCGCCATTGTTGGGACGGGATTTATCGCAGCTTTCTTAAGTGCGGTGATGAATAATCTCCCCAGTGTTATGATTATGGATATTGCCTTACATGACATCCAAAATAGTGCCTTAGCCTACGCCAATATTATCGGGTGCAATTTAGGACCGAAGATGACCCCTTTTGGCTCACTCGCCACGCTTTTGTGGTTGCATGTCATGGCAAACAAGGGGGTGAAAATTAGCTTTTGGGAGTACTCAAAATTTGGACTTATCGTCACTCCACCCATTCTTTTACTCGTTCTCTTAAGCCTCGCAAGCCTTTAAATGTTTTACATGTAAAGGTTCATGCTTTGTTGTGACTTTTGTGTTACAATAAAACAACTTTGCAAAGGAGTAAGCCATGAAAATCACCCCTGAAATTCTCTTTGAAGCACGCCGTCATTTTTTAAAACTGGGAGCTGGAGCACTGGTAAGCACCACGGCACTCTCCAAACTTTTAGCCTCCATGCCAGAAGAAATTCAACTCTCCTTTACCAAAGATGCCAACCCCTTAAACCTCACGCCTAATACCTTTGAGCAGGTGAGCAATTATGTCAATTTTTACGAATTTTCCACCGATAAAACCGCTCCTGTCAAAATGGCTCAGAGCATGAAAACCAAACCGTGGAATGTGGGCTTTTTTGGTGAAATTAAAACCGAACAGATGCTAGAAGTGGATGATCTTATCGCTAAGTTTGGACTGGAAGAGCGCATTTATCGTTTTCGCTGTGTCGAGGGTTGGTCGATGGTCGTTCCGTGGATTGGATTTCCACTCTACAAATTGCTTGATTACCTAGAGCCAAATGCCAAAGCCAAATACGTGAAGTTTACGACTCGTCATGAACCTGCAATGTTTCCCGACCAACAAAAAGGACTTTTTGCCTCTATCCAACATCCTTACGTGGAAGGGCTACGCATGGATGAAGCACGTCATCCACTCACCTTCATTGCGGTGGGAATGTACGGCAAAGCGCTTCCGAAACAAAATGGCGCACCGATTCGTTTGGTCGTACCGTGGAAATACGGCTTTAAATCCATCAAATCCATCGACCTCATTGAGTGCGTGGAAGAAGAGCCTAAAAATACCTGGCAAGTGATGGACTCAAAAGAGTACGGCTTCTACGCCAATGTCAATCCAAACGTTGATCACCCCAGATGGAGTCAAGCCAAAGAGCGAGTACTTGGAAAACTCACCAAACAAGCCACTTTGCCTTTTAACGGCTACGAGAAAGAGGTGGGACATCTGTATGCGGGAATGGACTTGAGGAAGTTTTTTTGAAAACGTTTCTTACGCTCATTGCCCTCCTTCCTTTGGGGTACGCTTACTACAAACTTGAAAGTGCCATCGACCCGATTAAAATGCTCTACACCACCACAGGCGTTGGGGCGATGGTACTGCTTTTGCTCTCACTCGTGCCTTCTACATGTAAACGAGTCTATGGGCAAAACTTCCTCCGCTACCGCAAAACCATTGGGCTTTTAAGCTTTGTTTACGCCCTTTTACATGTAAGCGTTTTTGTCGTTTTAGACAGTGAATTTGACTTTGTCACCCTCTTTGAGAAAAGCCTTAAAAAGCCGTTCATCTATGTTGGTGTTATCGCTTTTTTCATCCTTCTTTTCATGGCACTGACTTCTTTTAAAAAGCTCTTTGCTAAGTTTTCAAAGTACCACAAAGCGGTCTATCTCGCTTTAGCCTTAGCCCTGCTTCATAGCTTCTGGGCGCAAAAAGTCGCTGGTGTGTTTGAGTATGGCATCGTTGCTGTGGGTGTCGTGCTTTTATGGGAGAGAGTTTGGGCGTGGAAGACAAATTTTAAGTAGAAAAACATACGCACTTCGGTAAAATCTGCTTTTCTAGCAAGACCTTCAAAGGTAAAAATAACATATGAATCTGCACTTTAATCGTTCACTGATTCAAGAGTATAAAAATAGTTCCCAAATTGCCCGTGTTCTCACTGAAAATTGGGTAGAAAAAAATATTTTTTGCCCCAGTTGTGGCACACCCATCCAATCTTATGAAAATAATCGCCCTGTGGCTGATTTTTATTGTCTTACATGTAAAGAACAATTTGAGTTAAAAAGCAAAAAAGGCTCTTTAGGTAAAAAAGTAACCGATGGCGCTTACGATACGATGATTGCACGACTTAAAAGTTCAGAAAACCCCAATTTTTTCTTTTTAACCTATGAGCTAAAAACCCTTCAAATTCATAATTTTGTTGTGATGCCAAAACATTTTTTTACCCCAGAAATCATTGAAAAGCGTAAACCCCTATCCCCCAATGCAAAACGCGCAGGATGGGTGGGATGCAATATTTTACTGAGTGCCTTACCTGAGAGTGGAAAAATTTTTTACATACACAATCAAACCATACAAAGCAAAGATGCCATTTTAGAGAAATGGGCAAAAACACTCTTTTTAAAAGAATCTCATGGTGAACAAAAAGGGTGGATTCTTGATATTATGGCGTGTATTGAAAAGCTCCATAAAAAGCAATTTACAAGACAAGAGCTATTGACATTTATTCCTTATTTACAAACAAAATACCCCAAAAACAATAACATCGAATTCAAAATTTCACAGCAACTGCAAGTTTTAAGAGACAAAGGTTTTTTAAAATTTACAGCCCGTGGCAATTACGAATTAATAGGATAATCTATGCCCATTTCTCGAGAACATGCACTGCTCATTATCAAATATCTTTTAGACCATCCAACGTTTTATTTTCCTTTTGTGCTCGTATGCAAAGGTTATGCCAGCAATACGTACAAGGATGATGATTTTGTTGAAATTATTCCTAGTGATGACTATGAAAATTTAGTCGAAAATCGACATTACGACACGTTTGAACTTTGGGAAAATGTACAAAAGTTAGACGTAGAAACACTCCAACTAATGTCAAAAGGGTTTATTGAACACATCATGGCACATTCCATAGAAACTGAACTTTTAGAAAATGCCAAAAAATATAGAGCACTTTGGAAAGAAGAGCTTTGGGAATCCACAGATATTGAGAAGTTTGCTCAAAATGAATATTTTGGCGCTAAAGCAGAGGGATTTGAAGAAAGCCTTGAAATCTTTAAAAAACATCTCGCATCTTCTTACATGTAACCTTCTTTTACCGTCTATTTCCTCTAAAGAGTGTAGAAAATAAAGAGTGTTTTTTCTCTTCCATCGGAAAAGTGGGGTCACTTGCATGGCGGACATCTTCGATGGAGTAAACCGCTTGAGGGTTGTACGTGCCAATTAAAGAGCGTACTTTTTCGATGTCGGAGCGTTTGATGACGGTAAAAATAATATTGACCGAACCTGCGTTTCCCTCTGCATCCGTCACCGTCACGCTGTAACGAAGTGAACGCAGTGCGCTCACCAAATGATGCGAATCTTTTTTGGTAATAATTCGAATCACCACCATCCCCAAAGCCAAACGACTCTCAATGAACATCCCAATGTAATTGCCCAAAGAAAAGCCTAAAGCGTAGGCGATGTAGTTAATAGGATTGGTCAAATTTGCCATGACTTTTGAAATCGCCATCAGCCAAATGCTCACCTCAAAAAAGCCGAGTATTGGCGCCCAGAGACGAAGCCCTTTCGAGACAAAAATAATGCGAAGTGTGCCAATACTAACATCGGTAATGCGTGCAAGACAGATTAAAAGTGGTATGCCATAAAGGGTAAACGCCTCACTTGCAAAAAGTTCGCTCATACCCCGCCTCCTAAAGAATAATCTCTTTCACACGCCCGACTTCACCGCTTTCAAGTCGCACTTTAATGCCATGCGGATGATTGGCGGAATTGGTCAAAATATCTTTTACCACACCCTCGGTGAGCTTTCCGCTCTTTTGGTCTTCTTTTAAAACGATGAAAACTTTAACGCCTTTGTGAATGTTATTTCGACTTTGTCCAGCACTCATGTTTATCCTTTACATGTAATGCTCTATTATACACGTTTTTTTTTACATGTAAAGCTTAAGTGAGTGTGCGACACAAGGCTAAAAAGGCTTCACCGTATCGTTCAAACTTCACCTCACCTACGCCACTGACATCGAGCATCGCTTCTTTATCCACAGGGAGTTTTTCTGCCATCTCTTTAAGGGTTTTATCGCTAAAAACCACATACGGCGGTATGCCATTTTCTTTGGCAATTTCCAAACGCAAAGCACGTAATTTCTCAAATATAGGGAGTTCAAATGCACCACTTAGTGCTTTCGTTGATTTTTTAGAGACTTTTTTGCGCTCTTCCAAACGCTTCGCATGAATGCTTACCGCTAAACGCTCTTTGATTATCTGAGCGCCGTATTCACTGAGACTCACCACACGGTATTCGCCCACTTTTAGCGCTTCAAGCTCCATCAGTCTATCGCCGATGCTCAGCCACTGCGCCTTACTTCGCTCTTTTCCAATGCCATAAACCGAAAGGCTTTTATGTCCGTTTTGTGCTATTTTTTCATTGCTTACGCCCATTAAGACATCAATGACGTATTGTAACCCAAAACGCTGTCCTGTACGGTACACGCTAGAGAGAAGCTTTAACGCCTCGTTTGAGATGTCCACACTCTGCTTTTCACCCTCCACGCAGTTATCACAACGGGTGTTACATGTAAGAATCGTATCGTCAAAATAGCTTGCAATTTGTTGATGGCGGCAGACTTGAGAGGTGGCAAATTTAGCGATGGCATCGAGCTTTTCATAGGCTACTTTTTGGTACTCTGATGCGGGTTGCTCACCAATGCGACGTTTGTGCTCCACAATATCTGACGCTGAAAAAAGCAGTAAAGTTGAAGAAGGTAGTCCATCACGTCCCGCACGCCCGATTTCTTGGTAATAATTTTCAAGGGTTTTAGGCAATGACATGTGTGCCACAAAGCGAATATTGCTCTTATCAATGCCCATCCCAAACGCCACGGTGGCAACCACCACGTCGATTTCATCGTTTAAAAAAGCGTGGTAGGTCTCGTTTTTTTCTTCGGTGCAAAGCCCTGCATGATAAGCACGTACACGCATGCTATACCCTTGTAAAAAGAGCGCTAAACTCTCCGTCTCTTTGCGTGTGAGTGTGTAAATGATGCCACTCTCGTTTTGAAACGCACGCAAAAAGCTCAAAAGTTGCTCACGTCCATTACCATTGCGATAATCCGCTTTAATCGTAAGATTCTCACGCTCCACTTTCGCACGAATGATTAAAGGATTGATAAGACTTAATTGCTGAAGGATGTCATGTTCCACGATTTTTGTCGCCGTCGCTGTAAATGCGGCAATGGGTGTTTTGGGAAAGTAGTGTTTCAGGCGAAAGAGTTGTCGGTAATCTTCTCTAAATTCATGCCCCCACTCACTCACACAATGCGCTTCATCAATGACAAAAAAGTTAATGCAAAGGGTTTGTAAAAAGTGTAAAAATGACTCACCCTTTAAGCGTTCAGGTGCAACATACAAGAGTTTAAGCTCACCCTTACGGCACGCTTGCATGCTCTCTTGGATTTCTTGGGGTGATTGCATGGATGAAATCATAGAGGCTTTAATGCCAAAGGCAGAGAGTGCGGTGATTTGGTCGTGCATCAAGGCTAAAAGCGGTGAAATGACAACGCTAAGACCTTCCATCACTAAGGAAGGAAGCTGATAACACAGTGACTTTCCAGCCCCCGTGGGTAAAATCATCATCAAATCTTTATGCGCTAAAATCGCATTGACCGCTTCTTCTTGATTGGCTCTAAAATGATGGTGTCCAAAGACACGCTGAAGGATGTTGTATGTTGTATTCACCTAGAGTTCTATCTCGTCTCTATCTTTACCATCGCTGGCAAACCACTCATCTTCAATAAAATCACTCTCAACAATTTGCGAAACATTGCGCTTCATATAGCGACCTGAGGCAGTGACGGCAACTTCGCCATTGGGAAGTATCAGCTCACCTGTGCCTTCAAAAATGCGCCCTTTATCATTCACGATGCGCCCAACGACTTTCAGCTCCACATCCAAAGGAACGGGCTTTTTGTATTTTAAATTAAGCTCAATCGTCACACCAAAACTCTCTTGCCCATAATGCGCCATAATGGCTCTCCCAATCGTCTCATCCAAAATCGTTGCGGAGATGCCACCGTGTAAGATATTGGGATAACTTTGCAAATAGGTATGCCCCGTAAAATAGCCCACAACCTCTTTATTTTCCAACTCGTAAAATTTTGTCTTCAACCCAAAAGGATTTTCGATGCCACACACCAAACAGTTTTTAGAGATATGCTGTTTGGCTGTCACTTTCCACTTCACGCTTTTACTCCATGAACCTTTTCAAGCTCTTTGCGCACTTTAGAGTAGAGCTTCAAATCAACCACTTTATAGCTTTTCAAAAGAGCATCTAAAAGTGCGCTATTTAGCTCTTGTTGGTCGTTTTTATCTTCAGGAATGATTTTGTCTTTAACACCACAG carries:
- a CDS encoding Txe/YoeB family addiction module toxin; translation: MSQKIVFTQIAWDEYLSWQSEDKKTLKRINQLLSDIMRNGNMGIGKPERLRGDLSEYWSRRIDEKNRIVYRILEETIEVVQCKTHYADK
- a CDS encoding DpnI domain-containing protein, which produces MNLHFNRSLIQEYKNSSQIARVLTENWVEKNIFCPSCGTPIQSYENNRPVADFYCLTCKEQFELKSKKGSLGKKVTDGAYDTMIARLKSSENPNFFFLTYELKTLQIHNFVVMPKHFFTPEIIEKRKPLSPNAKRAGWVGCNILLSALPESGKIFYIHNQTIQSKDAILEKWAKTLFLKESHGEQKGWILDIMACIEKLHKKQFTRQELLTFIPYLQTKYPKNNNIEFKISQQLQVLRDKGFLKFTARGNYELIG
- the msrP gene encoding protein-methionine-sulfoxide reductase catalytic subunit MsrP, with amino-acid sequence MKITPEILFEARRHFLKLGAGALVSTTALSKLLASMPEEIQLSFTKDANPLNLTPNTFEQVSNYVNFYEFSTDKTAPVKMAQSMKTKPWNVGFFGEIKTEQMLEVDDLIAKFGLEERIYRFRCVEGWSMVVPWIGFPLYKLLDYLEPNAKAKYVKFTTRHEPAMFPDQQKGLFASIQHPYVEGLRMDEARHPLTFIAVGMYGKALPKQNGAPIRLVVPWKYGFKSIKSIDLIECVEEEPKNTWQVMDSKEYGFYANVNPNVDHPRWSQAKERVLGKLTKQATLPFNGYEKEVGHLYAGMDLRKFF
- a CDS encoding ABC transporter ATP-binding protein yields the protein MEIVNFEHICVAYEDENVLHDISLKIKEGEHTAILGANGSGKSTLLKLFSNDIYPRYSEVMKKEVFGKSVWDIWELKKNLGIITNDLHYQFSERAPDLNGFEVALSGFFSSFHLYEHQGFSPLHVKKAEEVLASLEISHLRDKRISSMSTGELRRCIIARSLVHEPKAMILDEPTVGLDIKAQIEFVNLLQKIARERTVILITHHLEEVFEAISHVVLLKEGRIYQQGKKEEMLSDEHLSFTFGVPLHVTCENGRYVIERVDKCSQ
- a CDS encoding potassium channel family protein; this translates as MRKLSYNLKKWHYLHKEILSYMLNQKFIYGNLITIDSLIEDYLNLDFIPLHKLAANHFEELKNLSLDNASIQVSMFICPDLSNIVFHTLHIHNSLILGLDLQNATYAKNIILNNSRLFQGSLISPTDKQNNINLIFKKPNIFALLKSLVYGKKAFLFQKLELLPGTTLESKELYDYYNWYNYYVINNRKRSKLTSFFDLVMTKYYTSFFYVFLWSVIFIVGYATAMYFLNHIGNFFTFKEGIKDDFPTYLFMSLTNFTTLGFGEIVPSHWFSYIVVTMEVFTGYYMLAMLVAIVAKREMKYS
- a CDS encoding arsenic transporter, producing MILSFSLFLATLLLVIIQPRGLKIGTSAMIGAGFALLLGVVSFEDVLVVTDIVWDATLAFIGIIILSLVLDEIGFFEWCAIKMAKLSYGNGHLMFVYALLLGSLISALFANDGAVLILTPILLAKMRILKLEAKTIVAFLLAGGFISDSASLPFVFSNLTNIVTANYFNIGFATYVSVMLTPYIASTIVSIAILWLFLRKDIPLHVNTELLKNPDDVLKSKPLFYLSWIFIAGLMASYFVGEFYHVPISFIALGGAFSFLAIASYFKAAKPWLTIKTAPWQVVWFSIGLYIVVYGLKNAGLTEYLSALLQTLNQQGELIAIVGTGFIAAFLSAVMNNLPSVMIMDIALHDIQNSALAYANIIGCNLGPKMTPFGSLATLLWLHVMANKGVKISFWEYSKFGLIVTPPILLLVLLSLASL
- a CDS encoding pseudouridine synthase — translated: MLPITHTMTTSKKLFVLNKPKGYLVTRSDDLGRKTVYDLLPDWAFNEGWMPIGRLDLDSKGLLLFTTNGHISNALTTPKKCTKVYEIWVRGHVMDEHIAEALKGVQTSQGLLKALEVKKIGMGGAKTKLSVVIDEGKNRHIRRLFGALKDPKFGTPLKVLELNRISIGDFKLDIDIGTWRFLSEEEEKMLLDKH
- a CDS encoding type II toxin-antitoxin system RelB/DinJ family antitoxin; the protein is MAQVNINIRMDETVKKQAEELFGELGLNMTTAFNMFVRQALNRGGIPFEVVRKDAFYSPYNQAKLRESIASTDKTVKSLDALEKMAQ
- a CDS encoding ArsR/SmtB family transcription factor, which gives rise to MEIFLQTIGALNDATRLQILRFIQLNGEVCVCEIEASFNMIQSRISRHLKILKDAGFLRVNRRGKWAYYAIRTPLDRFRLECLEELSYLDIPLPLKPLACNENL
- a CDS encoding DUF2179 domain-containing protein; amino-acid sequence: MSELFASEAFTLYGIPLLICLARITDVSIGTLRIIFVSKGLRLWAPILGFFEVSIWLMAISKVMANLTNPINYIAYALGFSLGNYIGMFIESRLALGMVVIRIITKKDSHHLVSALRSLRYSVTVTDAEGNAGSVNIIFTVIKRSDIEKVRSLIGTYNPQAVYSIEDVRHASDPTFPMEEKKHSLFSTLFRGNRR
- a CDS encoding ferric reductase-like transmembrane domain-containing protein codes for the protein MKTFLTLIALLPLGYAYYKLESAIDPIKMLYTTTGVGAMVLLLLSLVPSTCKRVYGQNFLRYRKTIGLLSFVYALLHVSVFVVLDSEFDFVTLFEKSLKKPFIYVGVIAFFILLFMALTSFKKLFAKFSKYHKAVYLALALALLHSFWAQKVAGVFEYGIVAVGVVLLWERVWAWKTNFK
- a CDS encoding IS4 family transposase — protein: MNLQEQILSAINTTLKNPIYQTLQLLNIKSILHRANFVKKREGVAPYLVVLHFVYMLVMNKKISSFMHQSNESFKKDTYYRLLQNSSYNWRKLLSLSTLKIIKLLHKVQDASSIKVFIMDDTVEGKTGKYIEGSRDGLWSNKEKRTIRGINVVSLNYSDGYSNFMIDFAMSMGNYARVKVEEFSTELDIRCNAYKRRMEIMEGKSKIALAMVKRAVHSGIYADYLLVDSWYSKPAFIQEMNDLGLKVISRIANNTKIWNFNDKEKTLNAMYEKHKKLKNAKVGTYGKKIRFSYFSTVVEHKNAGKLKIVFIKTTDNLIPIVSTDLELNDEEIIEIYKRRWDIEQGYKELREYFGFGQEENRIYEALIARMTLSFFAYNIVSYINRISHEPKTIGGLFKDLECELYTLSIAMQAFIEIMDKIAQIDEIVKNNKDFTSIIATLRSATQELLGFRCER
- a CDS encoding YwbE family protein — its product is MSAGQSRNNIHKGVKVFIVLKEDQKSGKLTEGVVKDILTNSANHPHGIKVRLESGEVGRVKEIIL